The Pseudomonadota bacterium sequence GGTAAAAGAGGATACCCTTTCCTTTGCCGATGCCTTACGCCATATTTTAAGACAAAGCCCTGGAGTTATCGTTGTTGATGGCATAAAAGACAAAGAGTCCGTAAAAATGCTTCTCGAAGCAGCCGAAACAGGTCATCTCGTTTTCTTTACATTACGTACATGGAATGTGGTTCAAAGCATAAATAAGATTATTGATTATTTTACAGAAAGCGAGAAGAAGCAGGTGAGGATACAGATCTCTCATACCTTAAGGGGCGTTATTTCTCAAAGACTTATAAAAAGAACAGATAAACATGGTTTTGTATGCGCCTGCGAAGTCATGCCAATAAATCAAACGATACAGAATCTTATCAGGGAAGATAAGCTAAATCAGATATTTTCAGCAATGGAAGATTTAAGGAAAGAAGGTATGGTTACGTTAAACGATTGTTTTCTCGCATTATATAAAAAAGGTTTGGTTGATCTTCAGGAAATTCTTGAACACACACCCGGCAAACAGGGCTCTTTAGAAACATTTCTTTTACAATAAACCTGCACGCAGATTGGGAAAATCTGCTTAGTTTTGTTCCCTTCATCAGTAGAGGGTCTGTTTCCCAACTCTCCGGAAGATCTGCTTCTTCACAAGGTGCCCTTCCATGTTCGGATAGCAAGGAGACATCCGTCGTTGGAAATACTGCTTAATACAAGGCAGAGAATTATGAAACTATCGCCGTCAATAAAAGGAAGGGGGGGGAAGCACGAGGACATGGTAAACATAAGGGGTAGCAAAGGGAGACTTTCCCAAAAATAGGCTCTCAGAGAGATTACAGCATGTCTGGATAAAAAATTATGACCTGGCAGGTAACTTTATATTGTTTTTGAAAAAGATTCTGAATAAACCCCATTTCCGGGAGTTACCCGGATGGGGTCAATAAACAGTCAACGGATTTGGGCTTTTTGACATACTTGCTCAAATCAGCTATATTATCAAGCCGTATGGAATTTTTAAAATCAATAACGCCGAAAGCAGCTCTTGAGATCATTCATGCTTTTCCGTTGGCCCCTATGATGGAAGCAGTTGATATTGAGGATGCTCTTGACCTGGTTCTGGCAGAAGATATTGTTTCCAAAGAGGACATCCCTCCTTTTTCCAAATCACTCGTAGACGGATTTGCCGTTTTGGCAAAAGATACATACGGAGCCAAGGAAACATCTCCTCTGTTTCTAACAGTTAACGGCAGGGTAGATATCGGAAAAGAAACTGACATAGTTCTTGAAGAAGGACAATGTGCGGGTATAAGCACGGGGGCGATGATTCCTGTCGGCGCTGACGGCATCGTTATGGAAGAACATGTAAGACGGCTGCCTGATGCAGTTGAGGTTACAAAAACAATCCATAAAGGAGAGAATATCTGTTTCAGGGGAGAGGATATCACAAAAGGCGATATGGTTCTCAGAAAGGGGAAAAAGCTTTCTCCCTTTGATCTCGGCATCCTGTCAGCACTCGGCATTGCAAAAGTTCCTGTTTTTAAAAAACCTGAGACAGCAGTCATATCTTCAGGAGATGAGATTACAGCAATCGACGAAACACCCCCTCC is a genomic window containing:
- a CDS encoding molybdopterin molybdotransferase MoeA; this encodes MEFLKSITPKAALEIIHAFPLAPMMEAVDIEDALDLVLAEDIVSKEDIPPFSKSLVDGFAVLAKDTYGAKETSPLFLTVNGRVDIGKETDIVLEEGQCAGISTGAMIPVGADGIVMEEHVRRLPDAVEVTKTIHKGENICFRGEDITKGDMVLRKGKKLSPFDLGILSALGIAKVPVFKKPETAVISSGDEITAIDETPPPGKIRDINRYTVSSLLRKEGFNITFKGIARDSIKEITEKLLSAQKYDMILISGGSSKGERDYITDVIEKLGGSILFHGVNIKPGKPIIFGK